From one Humulus lupulus chromosome 8, drHumLupu1.1, whole genome shotgun sequence genomic stretch:
- the LOC133798228 gene encoding phosphoglucan phosphatase LSF2, chloroplastic, whose protein sequence is MEAVGNRCFSSAFLAPLENVLLLNNKKIRAYNHGMVSRNPSRLNKISCKLPESELGENPRSQILTKSKNKMEEYNIAMKKMMRSPYEYHHDLGMNYTLITDNLIVGSQPQKLEDIDHLKQEENVAYILNLQQDKDVEYWGIDLQSIVKRCQELGIRHMRRPARDFDPESLRNGLPKAVSSLEWAISEGKGKVYVHCSAGLGRAPAVAIAYMFWFCGMNLNTAYEKLTSKRPCGPNKGAIRGATYDLAKNDPWKEPFQSLPEHAFEDIADWERNLIQDRVRSLRGT, encoded by the exons ATGGAAGCTGTTGGAAACCGTTGCTTTAGTTCAGCGTTCTTAGCTCCTCTCGAAAATGTGCTGTTGTTGAACAATAAGAAGATTCGTGCTTACAATCATGGAATGGTGTCCAGAAATCCCTCCAGATTGAACAAAATCTCTTGCAAATTGCCTGAGAGTGAACTTGGAGAAAACCCTAGAAGCCAGATCCTTACCAAGTCCAAGAACAAGATGGAAGAGTACAATATAGccatgaagaagatgatgaggaGTCCTTATGAGTATCATCATGATCTGG GCATGAACTACACACTTATAACTGATAATTTGATAGTGGGTTCTCAGCCTCAGAAGCTTGAAGATATAGATCATCTAAAACAGGAAGAGAATGTGGCATACATTCTAAACTTACAGCAGGACAAGGATGTCGAATACTGGGGAATCGACCTGCAGTCCATAGTTAAAAGATGTCAAGAGCTCGGAATTCGCCATATGAGAAGACCC GCAAGAGATTTCGATCCTGAATCATTGCGAAATGGATTGCCTAAAGCTGTTTCGTCATTAGAATGGGCCATTTCAGAGGGAAAAGGAAAAGTGTATGTTCATTGCTCTGCCGGACTTGGAAGAGCCCCTGCAGTTGCCATTGCTTACATGTTCTGGTTTTGTGGAATGAAT CTGAACACAGCATATGAGAAATTGACTTCAAAAAGACCATGTGGTCCAAACAAAGGAGCGATCCGTGGAGCTACTTATGATCTTGCCAAGAATGATCCTTGGAAGGAGCCCTTTCAGTCTCTCCCAGAACATGCGTTTGAGGACATAGCAGATTGGGAGAGGAACTTGATTCAAGACCGTGTCCGTTCTCTCCGTGGCACTTGA